The nucleotide sequence GCCCCCGCAAAAGCCTCGATGGCGCGCTGGTTGCCACTGGCTTTCCGTTTCGCGACACCCAACTCGAAAATCTCGACAACTACCTCGGCATGTTCCGCAGTCTAGTAGGTCAGACCGCCGGCATTCGTCGCGCCGGCTCGGCCAGCCTCGATCTCGCCTATGTGGCGGCTGGTCGCTTCGACGCTTACTGGGAGTTCGGCTTGTCCGAGTGGGATATAGCCGCAGGCGCTCTGCTGATTCAAGAGGCGGGCGGCCTAGTCAGCGACTTCACTGGCGGTCATGAATTCCTTGAAAAAGGACACATCGTTGCCGGCAACACCAAATGCTTCAAAGCCGTCCTCACCGCCATCCAGCCGCACCTCGCACCCTCAATGAAACGCTGAGTTTCATTGCGCATAAAAAAACGCCCCGTAGGGCGTTTTTTATGGCGTGAATTTATTGCGAGGTCGATTGGGGCTGCACTAGCACCAACTGCCCATTGGCGACTGGGATCTGGCGGCCCGGATCGTGATCCATGCGCACCTGACCAACCTTGCCATCCAATTCGTATTTCACGTCATAGGCCGATATTTTATCGCTGGTATCGGTAACGGTATGGCAACGAGTTTCAGTAGTGGAGTAGGTGTCGCGGTTTTGCATGCCTTCTTGCACTTTGTTCCCGGCATAACCACCACCCACTGCCCCGGCGACCGTTGCAATTTTCTTCCCAGTACCGCCGCCGACTTGATTACCTAACAGACCACCCGCAACCGCACCCAAGACGGTACCGGCGATTTGATGCTGATCCTGGACGGGACGCTGCCGGGTAACGGCGACCTCCTTGCAGACCTGCCGAGGAGTCTTGATGGTTTCCTTAACGGGCTCTACAGCCAACACTTCGGCGTAATCGGAATCCCCACCCTTGACCAAACTGTAGGTGGCTACAGCACCGCCAGCAGTAACACCTACCGCTCCCAGCACAGCACCAACGAGCATGGACTTATTCACTTCTACCTCCTGGCTTTTGAATATCCAGCACTAAATGGCTCACTCCCAGCCTTGGAGCATTTGACGGTGAATTGGTTCCTTTATCACCGTCAAACCCAACCACCAAAGCATATGAAATCAATCAGGGACGCTCGTCGACCTCTTCAGCCACAGCAGGTGGAATCAGGTCTTCGACGCGCAGATTCAGCCAGATCAGCACCACGTTTGCGATGTAGATTGACGAATAGGTACCCGCCAAAACACCGATAAACAGAGTGATGGAAAAACCAAACAGGTTATCTCCGCCGAAGAACAGCAAAGCGACAATGGCCAGCAGCGTGGAGATCGACGTCGCCATGGTCCGTAGCAGGGTCTGGGTGGTCGAAATATTGATGTTTTCGATCAGACTAGCCTTGCGCAGTACACGGAAATTTTCCCGCACGCGGTCAAAAACCACGATGGTGTCATTGAGCGAGTAACCAATGATCGCCAAGACCGCTGCCAATACCGTGAGATCGAAAGTGATTTGGAAGTAGGAAATGATCCCCACCGCGACTATCACGTCATGTATCAAGGAAACGATGGCACCTACTGCAAACTTCCACTGAAAGCGGAAGGCCAGATACAACATGATGCCGCCCAACGCCAACAGCATCCCCAGACCACCCTGGTCGCGTAGCTCCTCACCCACCTGCGGACCAACGAACTCGACACGTTTGACCTGTGCAGGGTTGTCCGAAGCAGCTTTCCGCAAGGCCTCGGCTACCTGACTCCCGAGCTTAGGATCCTCGCCCGGCATACGCACCAGCAGATCCGTGGTGGCACCAAAACTCTGCACGACGGCTTCCGAATAACCCGCTTTGACCAGTTGCTCACGCACCTCGCCAAGATTGGCAGGGCGTTCGTAGGTCAGCTCAATCAGCGTACCGCCGGTGAAATCCAGACCGAAGTTCAACCCCTTAGTTACCAAGCTGAACACAGCCAACAGGGTCAGACACAGCGTGACGGCGAACGCAACATTGCGCACGCCCATAAAATTGATCGTACGTTTCATCGCCGCTTCCCCTTAAATCCACAACTTCTTGAAGTCACGACCACCGAATATCAGGTTGACCATACCGCGGGTCACCATGATGGCTGTGAACATCGAAGTAAAAATGCCGAGCGACATGGTCACCGCGAAGCCTTTGACCGGCCCGGTACCCATAGCGAAGAGGATGCCGCCGACCAATAGCGTAGTCAGGTTGGCGTCCAGAATTGCCGTGAAAGCACGATCGAAACCTTCATGAATAGCTCGCTGAACTGGCATGCCGTTGTCTATCTCTTCACGAATACGCGAGAAGATCAGCACGTTGGCGTCCACGGCCATACCCATGGTCAGCACGATACCGGCGATACCCGGGAGCGTCAGTGTCGCGCCTAACAGGGACATGAGCGCCAGCAGCAGCACCATGTTCAACCCCAGCGCGACAGTTGCCAGCACGCCAAAGAAACGATAAATCGCCAGAATGAACAGAGAGACAAAGAGCATGCCCCACAGCGAAGCATCGATACCTTTGGTGATGTTGTCGGCCCCCAGGCTCGGACCAATAGTCCGCTCTTCAGCGAAGTACATTGGCGCCGCCAGCCCACCGGCCCGCAGCAGCAAAGCGAGCTCAGACGATTCACCCTGGCCATTCAACCCAGTGATGCGGAACTGACTACCGAGCGGCGACTGAATAGTCGCCAGACTGATGATCTTCTTCTCTTCTTTGAACGTCGGCACTGCGACTTCTTTTTCAACGCCATCGACCATCTTCTTGACGTAGTGAGTCAGCGGTTTTTGCTCGATGAAAATCACCGCCATGCTGCGCCCGACATTGGTCCGCGTGGCGCGATTCATCAATTCACCACCATGACCATCCAGACGAATGTTCACCTGCGGACGGCCATTTTCGTCGAAGCTCGCCTGCGCATCGGTGACTTGGTCACCGGTGATGATCAGACCACGCTCCAGCGGCACCGGCGGACGACCCGACTCACGAAACTCAAAAGACTCGGTCGTTGCTTTGGTCGCATCCTGGTCAGCGGCAAGGCGGAACTCGAGGTTGGCGGTCTTGCCAAGAATCCGCTTCGCCTCAGCGGTGTCTTGCACGCCTGGTAGCTCAACGACGATACGGTTGGCGCCTTGACGCTGAACCAGCGGCTCCGCCACACCCAGCTCGTTGACTCGGTTACGGACGGTGGTCAAGTTCTGTTTGATCGAGTACTCACGAATCTCAGCCAGCTTGGCGGGAGTCATTTCCAGACGCAGCACCTGCAGACCATTACGCTCTACAGTCGTAACTTGGAAATCCTTGAAGTCCTTGCGGATCAGATCCTGCGCCTTGCTCAACGACTCGTCGTCAGCAAAACCCAGCTGAATCGCGCCGCCACTCTGCGGCAAGCTGCGATAGCGCACACGCTCTTTACGCAGCGCACTCTTGACCTCACCCTCGTAAACCTTACGGCGCGCGTCGAGCGCCTTCTCCATATCCACTTCGAGAAGGAAATGCACACCACCGGAGAGGTCCAAACCAAGCTTCATCGGCGACGCAGCCAGACTGCGCAACCACTGTGGTGTAGTCGGCGCAAGGTTCAGCGCAACTACATAATCGTCACCCAAAACCTTGCGCGCGACCTCTTTGGCCGGCAGCTGATCTTCCTGCTTTGCCAGACGCAACAATGCATCCTTGCCATCCGCCTTCAGGCTGCTTGCCTTGACGGAGATATTGGCCTCAGCCAATGCCTTGCCGATGCGCTCGAGATCAGCCTGCTCGATCTTCAGCGCCGTACTGGCGCCGCTGATTTGAATAGCCGGATCATCGGGATACAGGTTGGGTGCGGAATAAACGAAGCCGATCACCAGCACTGCCAGGATCAACAGGTATTTCCACAGGGGATATTTGTTCAGCATGACGCCGCCCGCTTATGACGCGGGGCGCCTATAGCGCCCCGTCGATTAGGAATAATGTGTGGGTTAGATGGCTTTCAGCGTGCCTTTCGGCAGTGTTGCAGCGATCGCGCCTTTCTGAATTTTCAGTTCTACGGTGTCGGACACCTCGATAACTACAAAGTCATCGGAAACCTTGTTGACCTTACCGGCGATACCACCCGAGGTCACAACTTCGTCACCTTTTTGCAGGCCGCCCAGAAGATTTTTATGCTCCTTGGCACGCTTGGCCTGCGGACGCCAGATCATCAGATAGAAAATCACCAGGAAACCGACCAGGAAAACCCACTCGAAGCCGGCAGCGGGGGCGGCAGCGGCCGGTGCATCAGCAAATGCTGCGGGAATCAAAAAGCTCATAGGGGACTCCTGTTATTAGGTCTTGGAAAGTTTGATTCATCAGGCCAGCGGCGGTGTTTGCAGACCCCGCCGGGTATAGAAGGCATCGACAAAGGCGGCCAATGTACCCTGTTGAATAGCCTCGCGCAAACCAGCCATAAGGCGTTGGTAATGTCGCAAATTATGGATGGTATTCAACATGCTACTGAGCATTTCACCGCACTTGTCCAGGTGGTGTAGATAGGCTCTGGAGAAGTGTTTGCAGGTATAACAATCACAACTTGCATCTAGCGGCGAATCATCGTGACGGTGCACCGCATTACGAATTTTCAATACGCCTGTCTCGGTGAATAAATGACCATTGCGGGCATTGCGAGTAGGCATAACACAGTCGAACATATCGACGCCGCGGCGCACGCCTTCGACCAGATCCTCAGGCTTGCCCACCCCCATTAAATAGCGGGGCTTATCGACTGGCATCTGCCCGGGCAGGTAATCCAGGACGCGGATCATTTCTTCTTTGGGCTCACCGACCGACAAACCACCAATCGCCAATCCATCGAACCCGATCTGATCCAAGCCTTCCAACGAGCGCATGCGCAAATCCTCATGCATGCCACCCTGCACAATGCCAAACAATGCCGCCGTGTTATCGCCGTGGGCGATCTTCGAGCGCTTGGCCCAGCGCAGCGACAGCTCCATGGAGGTACGCGCCACTTGTTCGTCCGCCGGATACGGTGTGCACTCGTCAAAAATCATCACGATGTCCGAGCCCAGATCGCGCTGCACCTGCATCGACTCTTCCGGCCCCATGAACACCTTGCTGCCGTTAACCGGCGAAGCAAAGGTCACGCCCTCCTCCTTGATCTTGCGCATCGCCCCCAGGCTGAACACCTGAAAACCGCCGGAATCGGTAAGGATCGGCCCCTGCCATTGCATGAAGTCATGCAGATCACCCATTCGCTTGATGACCTCGGTACCGGGGCGCAGCCACAAATGAAAGGTATTGCCGAGAATGATCTGCGCACCAATGGCCTCGATGTCCCGCGGCAGCATGCCCTTGACCGTGCCATAGGTGCCGACCGGCATGAATGCCGGCGTCTCTACCACGCCACGCGGGAAGGTCAGTCGTCCACGGCGCGCCTTGCCATCGGTCGCCAACAGCTCGAAGGACATACGGCAGCTACCAGTCATGCTTGTTCCTCTGGCCCACAGGGTGCGGGATTGCGGGTGATGAACATCGCATCACCGTAACTAAAGAAGCGATAACCCTCCGCCACCGCGGCCGCGTAAGCCGCCATGGTTTGCGGATAACCGGCAAACGCGGATACCAGCATCAGCAGCGTGGACTCCGGCAAATGGAAGTTGGTCACCAGCGCATCGACCACATGAAAGGGTCGACCCGGATAAATGAAGATGTCGGTATCGCCACTGAACGCCTTAAGCACCCCGTCACGCGCTGCGCTCTCCAGGGAGCGCACGCTGGTCGTGCCGACGGCGATGACCCGACCACCACGCTGGCGACAAGCAGCAACTGCATCGACCACATCCTGGCTAACTTCCAGCCATTCCCGATGCATGTGGTGATCTTCGATACGCTCGACCCGTACCGGCTGAAAAGTGCCCGCCCCTACATGTAGAGTGACAAATGCCGTGGCAATGCCTTTTGCGCGAATCGACTCGAGCAAATCCTGATCGAAATGCAGACCTGCAGTTGGCGCAGCAACCGCGCCCGCACGCTCGGCATAGACGGTCTGATAGCGCTCACGATCAGCTGCTTCGTCTGGCCGGTCGATATAAGGAGGCAACGGCATGTGACCGACGCGCTCGAGAAGCGGCAACACTTCCTCGGAAAAGCGCAGCTCGAACAAAGCCTCATGGCGCGCCAGCATCGCTGCCGAACCACCACCATCAAGTTTGATCAGCGAGCCCGGCTTCGGCGCCTTACTGGCTCGCACATGAGCCAAGACCCGGTGAGTATCGAGAACCCGCTCGACCAG is from Pseudomonas sp. LS44 and encodes:
- a CDS encoding glycine zipper 2TM domain-containing protein, with translation MNKSMLVGAVLGAVGVTAGGAVATYSLVKGGDSDYAEVLAVEPVKETIKTPRQVCKEVAVTRQRPVQDQHQIAGTVLGAVAGGLLGNQVGGGTGKKIATVAGAVGGGYAGNKVQEGMQNRDTYSTTETRCHTVTDTSDKISAYDVKYELDGKVGQVRMDHDPGRQIPVANGQLVLVQPQSTSQ
- the secF gene encoding protein translocase subunit SecF, with amino-acid sequence MKRTINFMGVRNVAFAVTLCLTLLAVFSLVTKGLNFGLDFTGGTLIELTYERPANLGEVREQLVKAGYSEAVVQSFGATTDLLVRMPGEDPKLGSQVAEALRKAASDNPAQVKRVEFVGPQVGEELRDQGGLGMLLALGGIMLYLAFRFQWKFAVGAIVSLIHDVIVAVGIISYFQITFDLTVLAAVLAIIGYSLNDTIVVFDRVRENFRVLRKASLIENINISTTQTLLRTMATSISTLLAIVALLFFGGDNLFGFSITLFIGVLAGTYSSIYIANVVLIWLNLRVEDLIPPAVAEEVDERP
- the secD gene encoding protein translocase subunit SecD, whose product is MLNKYPLWKYLLILAVLVIGFVYSAPNLYPDDPAIQISGASTALKIEQADLERIGKALAEANISVKASSLKADGKDALLRLAKQEDQLPAKEVARKVLGDDYVVALNLAPTTPQWLRSLAASPMKLGLDLSGGVHFLLEVDMEKALDARRKVYEGEVKSALRKERVRYRSLPQSGGAIQLGFADDESLSKAQDLIRKDFKDFQVTTVERNGLQVLRLEMTPAKLAEIREYSIKQNLTTVRNRVNELGVAEPLVQRQGANRIVVELPGVQDTAEAKRILGKTANLEFRLAADQDATKATTESFEFRESGRPPVPLERGLIITGDQVTDAQASFDENGRPQVNIRLDGHGGELMNRATRTNVGRSMAVIFIEQKPLTHYVKKMVDGVEKEVAVPTFKEEKKIISLATIQSPLGSQFRITGLNGQGESSELALLLRAGGLAAPMYFAEERTIGPSLGADNITKGIDASLWGMLFVSLFILAIYRFFGVLATVALGLNMVLLLALMSLLGATLTLPGIAGIVLTMGMAVDANVLIFSRIREEIDNGMPVQRAIHEGFDRAFTAILDANLTTLLVGGILFAMGTGPVKGFAVTMSLGIFTSMFTAIMVTRGMVNLIFGGRDFKKLWI
- the yajC gene encoding preprotein translocase subunit YajC; translation: MSFLIPAAFADAPAAAAPAAGFEWVFLVGFLVIFYLMIWRPQAKRAKEHKNLLGGLQKGDEVVTSGGIAGKVNKVSDDFVVIEVSDTVELKIQKGAIAATLPKGTLKAI
- the tgt gene encoding tRNA guanosine(34) transglycosylase Tgt; translation: MSFELLATDGKARRGRLTFPRGVVETPAFMPVGTYGTVKGMLPRDIEAIGAQIILGNTFHLWLRPGTEVIKRMGDLHDFMQWQGPILTDSGGFQVFSLGAMRKIKEEGVTFASPVNGSKVFMGPEESMQVQRDLGSDIVMIFDECTPYPADEQVARTSMELSLRWAKRSKIAHGDNTAALFGIVQGGMHEDLRMRSLEGLDQIGFDGLAIGGLSVGEPKEEMIRVLDYLPGQMPVDKPRYLMGVGKPEDLVEGVRRGVDMFDCVMPTRNARNGHLFTETGVLKIRNAVHRHDDSPLDASCDCYTCKHFSRAYLHHLDKCGEMLSSMLNTIHNLRHYQRLMAGLREAIQQGTLAAFVDAFYTRRGLQTPPLA
- the queA gene encoding tRNA preQ1(34) S-adenosylmethionine ribosyltransferase-isomerase QueA, whose protein sequence is MRVADFNFELPEALIARHPLAERRASRLLVLDGESGELRHRQFTDLLDYLNPGDLMVFNDTRVIPARLFGHKESGGKLEILVERVLDTHRVLAHVRASKAPKPGSLIKLDGGGSAAMLARHEALFELRFSEEVLPLLERVGHMPLPPYIDRPDEAADRERYQTVYAERAGAVAAPTAGLHFDQDLLESIRAKGIATAFVTLHVGAGTFQPVRVERIEDHHMHREWLEVSQDVVDAVAACRQRGGRVIAVGTTSVRSLESAARDGVLKAFSGDTDIFIYPGRPFHVVDALVTNFHLPESTLLMLVSAFAGYPQTMAAYAAAVAEGYRFFSYGDAMFITRNPAPCGPEEQA